The nucleotide sequence TACTGGCTGACCGATGTCAAGCCGGCGGAGAGCGTGGTCCTGCTGGCGTCGCTGCTCGAGGGGGAGCGGAGGCGCGACCTGGCTGAAGAAGCCATGGCCGCACTCACCATGCACGCCGACCCCGGCGCGACCGACGCCCTGATCCGGGTGGCGCGCCAGGGACCCAATACTGAGCTGCGTGGCGAGGCGCTCTTCTGGCTGGCGCAGAAGGCGGGAGACAAGGTCGCGGGAGTCATCACCGAGGCCATCGAGCGCGACCCCGACACCGAGATCAAGAAGAAGGCCGTGTTCGCGCTCAGCAATCTGCCCGACGACCAGGGCGTACCCTTGCTCATCGGCCTGGTCAAGAACAACCGCAACCCCGTGGTGCGCAAGGAAGCCATGTTCTGGCTGGGCCAGTCCGACGATCGCCGCGCCCGCGAGTTCATCATCAGCATCCTGGAGCGCTGACCCTTAGCCGGTCTTGGCAGACTTGGCCGGGATCCAGTAGATCTCTTCCTTCAGGTTCTCCTTGGCGAAGCCGGCGCGGCGCAGGATGCCCTTGCCGTGCTCGATCATGTCGGGATGGCCGCAGAGATAGCCGGTGGCGTTCTGGGCGGTGAGCTGCCACTGGTCGGCGTATTTGCGGATGAGGTCGTCGACGCGCCCGGTCTCGCCCTTCCAGCCCGAATCTTCCCAGGGGCGGCTGACCGTGGCCACGTAAGTGAGCCAGGGGACCTCCGCCGCCAGCGCCTGCAGCTCGTGGTGGTAGCCGAACTCCCAGGAGCGGCTTGCGCCCTGGAGAAGATAGAGGTGATGGCCGGCGGGGAAGCGGCCTTCCTTCCAATCTCGGTAGAGGGTGCGCACGTAGCTGACGAAGGGCGCGACCCCGGTGACCGTGGCCAGCAGCAGGTGGCGGGTGCGGCCGCTCTGGGTGTCGAGCGTGAAGCGCCCCTTGAAGGCTTTGCGCATGCTGAGCGCGTCACCGGGCCGGAGCTGGTACAGCAGCGGGGTGAGCTGGCCTTGGGGCACCAGCTCGAAGAAGAACTCCAGCTCGGGCTCGTAGGGCGAGGAGACGATGGAGTAGGCGCGCTCCACCAGCTTGCCGTGTTTCTCCAGGCCCAAAGTGGCGTACTGCCCGGGAGCGAAGTGGAACGGCACCTCCACGCGCAGCCGCACCGACCAAAGGTCGGGGGCGTGGTCGGTGCGCGCCGTGATCCTGCCCGGGAGGAACTTGTCCTGCGCTGCCGTCATCCCCTGTAGGATGCGCCCGCCGCCGGGGCGATGCAAGGAAGAGCCGGCAGGCCTCTGCTATCCTGCCAGCGACCCGCCCTATGAAGCGACCCGCGCAGGCCATCTTCGGCGCCACCGTCTTCCTGGGCGCCTTCCTGCTCTTTCAGGTGCAGCCCATCCTGGGCAAGTACCTCCTGCCGTGGTTCGGCGGCACGCCCGCGGTGTGGACCACCTGCCTGCTCTTCTTCCAGGTGCTGCTGCTGGCGGGGTACGCCTATGGACATGCGCTGGCGGGAGTGCGGAGCGCGCGGGCGCAGCTCGGGGTGCACGGGGCGCTGCTGGCGGGATCGGTGGTGGTGCTGGCTGTGATGGCGGCGCGCTGGCCGTCGCCCATCCTGCCGGGTGCGGCGTGGAAGCCCGCACCCGGCGGGCATCCCACCTGGGAGATCGTGCGGCTGCTGGCGGTGAGCATCGGCCTGCCCTTCTTCCTGCTGGCCACCACGGCGCCGCTCGTGCAGAGCTGGTACGCGCGGACGGAGCCGGAGCGCTCGCCCTACCGGCTGTACGCGCTCTCTAACGCGGGCTCGCTGCTGGGGCTGGCGAGCTATCCCTTCGTGGTGGAGCCGGCGCTGGCGCTGGGCGTGCAGGGCAGGACGTGGACGTGGGCCTTCCTGACGTTCGCGCTGGGCTGCGCCGTCTGCGGCGTGCTGGCGGTGCGCTCGCATCAGCCGCAGCCCTTCGGCATCGACCAGATCCTCGAGCAGTATGAGCCGCGGCCGACGGCGGGCACGATGCTGCTGTGGGCGGCGCTGGCCGCGGGCAGCTCGGTCATGCTGTTGGCGGTGACCAACCAGATCTGCCAGGAGGTGGCGGTGGTGCCCTTCCTCTGGGTGCTGCCGCTGAGCCTTTACCTGCTTTCCTTCATTCTCTGCTTCCACGACGAGCGCTGGTGCGGGCGAGGGTGGCTGCGGGCGCTGCTGCTGGCGGCCCTGCTGGCGCCGGTATTGCTCTTCTTCGGGCCCTACGCCGACATCCGCCTGCAGATCGCGGTCTTCTGTTTCACCCTGGTGGCCTGCTGCATGGTGTGCCACGGAGAATTGGTGCGGCTGAAGCCGGCGCCGCGCTATCTGACCTGGTTCTACCTGGCGATCGCGGCCGGCGGCGCGGCCGGCGGCGTCTTCGTGGCGCTGCTGGCGCCCCGCCTTTTTTCCGGGTACTGGGAATTCCACCTGGGCCTGTGGGGATGCTGCCTGCTGGCGCTGGTGGTGCTGGTGCGCGAGCGCCACCGGCTGTTCTACCGCCAGCGGCTGCGGCCGGGCTTCTATCTCTACGCTTTTGGGCTGCTGCTGCTGGCGGGCGAGCTGCTGTCGCACGTCGCCTGGTACAAGCACAACACCGAGGAGGTGGAGCGCAACTTCTACGGGGTAGTGGCGGTGTACAGCGACTACGATGCGCAGGCGCACTCGGCGGTCTATGCGCTGCGCCACGGGCGCATCACCCATGGCCTGGAGTATCGCGCGCCGGAGCAGCGCGACCGGCCCACCGCCTACTTCGCCCCCGAGAGCGGCATCGGGCTGCTGTTCGCCGCCGACCCCCACGGCGCGCCGCTGCGCGTGGGCGTGGTGGGCCTGGGAATCGGGACACTGGCGGCCTACGGCCGGCCCGGCGACCAGTTTCGCTTTTACGAGATCAACCCGGCAGTGGTCCGCCTGGCCGCGGCGAGCCCCTACTTCCACTATCTCGCGGACTCGCGGGCTCGGGTGGAGATCGTGGCCGGCGATGGCAGGCTCTCGCTGGAGCGCGAGCAGGCTGCGGGCGCCCCGCTCCTGGACCTGCTGGTGCTCGACGCCTTCAACAGCGACGCGCCTCCGGCGCACCTGCTGACACAGGAGGCCTTCCGCCTCTATCTGGCGCGGCTGAAGCCGGAAGGCGTGCTGGCGGTGAACATCTCCAATCGCGCCCTCGACCTGCGGCCGGTGGTGCTGGCCGCGGCGGAGCGCTTCGGTCTGGGTGTGGTCTGGGTGTACCAGGCGCCGGGCGACCGCTTCCATCCGGGTTCGAGTTGGATGCTGCTGGCCCGCGACCGGGCCCGGCTGGCCACGCCCGGCCTGGCCCGCGCCGCCTCGCCTCTCGCCGGGGCCCCCCCGGTCCGTCCCTGGACCGACGACTTCAGCAACCTGTACCGGGTACTGAAGTAATTTCGGTCCGGCGCGGACATTGCCTATAATCGGGATTGCCCGCACCCGGGGGCGATCCTCCCATGCCACTGCGGATCCTGGTCGTGGACGACGAGCCCAGCGTACTGAGCCTCATCCAGGAGGTCTTGACGCTGATGGGAGCGGAAGCCTACACGCTCAGCGGCGCGCCCGCCGCCCTGCAGATGCTGGAGCAGCAGAAATTCGACGGCATGCTTGTGGACATCATGTTGCCGGAGATCAACGGCCTGGAGATCATCCGGCAGGCGCGCCGCTCGGAGAAGAACCGGCAGACGCCGATCGTGGCCTTGAGCGGCAGCGACGACCAGAAGACCATGGAGGCGTCGCTGGCGGCGGGCGCCACCTTCTTCCTGCACAAGCCCTTCGACCACAAGAGCCTGACGCGCATGCTCAACTGCACCCGCGGCAGCATGCTGCAGGAGCGGCGCCGGCACGCGCGCTTTCCCATCCACTGCCCGGTGCGATGCGAGGTGGGAAACACCTCCTTCAACGCCGCCGGGCACGACATCAGCGAGGGCGGTATGCGCCTGCTGGTGGCGCGGCCGCTCGCTCCCGGAGCCCTGATGTCCGTCTCCCTGACGCTGCCCGGGCAGAACCTGCCCTTCGAAGCCCGAGGCCGGGTGGTGTTTGCCGAGGACGACGGCACGCTTTCACTGCAGTTCGGCGATCTTGCCCTCCCCGCCAGGAGCCAGTTGCGCGCCTTCCTGGGCAGCCAGATGGAGCGCCCGCAGCCGGTCTAGAGCACCGCGGTCTCGGTCAGCAGGCGTCCTGCGGCGAAGCGCGAGAAGCTGAGCAGGCGGGCGTCGATCAGGTCCGTCTTCCCCTTCAGTACCAGATCCGAGAGCACCTTGCCGGTGGCGGGCGCGTGCATCACCCCGTGCCCGCTGAAGCCGTTGGCGCAGAAGAACCCCGGCACCTCCGCGACCGGACCCAGGATGGGGTGGTGGTCGGGGGTCATCTCGTAGAGTCCCGCCCAGCAGCGCTTGGGATTCACGGCCAGGTTCTCGAAGCAGGGGACGCGGTCGGCGGCGCGGGTCAGCACCTTCTCGATGAAGGCGGGATCGAAGTCGGTCTTGTAGCCGGGGCTCTCCTCGGGATCGTTCCAGGCCAGCAGAAAGCCCAGCGCCTCGGGGCGGAAGTGGAAGCCGTTGGACATGTCGATGATCATGGGTGCGGTGTGGGGGAACTGGTCGAAGGGCTCGGTGGGGATGAGCATGCGGCGCAGCGGCTCGACCGGCAGATCCACGCCGGCGAGCCTGGCGACCTCGGCGGCCCAGGGG is from Terriglobales bacterium and encodes:
- a CDS encoding fused MFS/spermidine synthase, with the protein product MKRPAQAIFGATVFLGAFLLFQVQPILGKYLLPWFGGTPAVWTTCLLFFQVLLLAGYAYGHALAGVRSARAQLGVHGALLAGSVVVLAVMAARWPSPILPGAAWKPAPGGHPTWEIVRLLAVSIGLPFFLLATTAPLVQSWYARTEPERSPYRLYALSNAGSLLGLASYPFVVEPALALGVQGRTWTWAFLTFALGCAVCGVLAVRSHQPQPFGIDQILEQYEPRPTAGTMLLWAALAAGSSVMLLAVTNQICQEVAVVPFLWVLPLSLYLLSFILCFHDERWCGRGWLRALLLAALLAPVLLFFGPYADIRLQIAVFCFTLVACCMVCHGELVRLKPAPRYLTWFYLAIAAGGAAGGVFVALLAPRLFSGYWEFHLGLWGCCLLALVVLVRERHRLFYRQRLRPGFYLYAFGLLLLAGELLSHVAWYKHNTEEVERNFYGVVAVYSDYDAQAHSAVYALRHGRITHGLEYRAPEQRDRPTAYFAPESGIGLLFAADPHGAPLRVGVVGLGIGTLAAYGRPGDQFRFYEINPAVVRLAAASPYFHYLADSRARVEIVAGDGRLSLEREQAAGAPLLDLLVLDAFNSDAPPAHLLTQEAFRLYLARLKPEGVLAVNISNRALDLRPVVLAAAERFGLGVVWVYQAPGDRFHPGSSWMLLARDRARLATPGLARAASPLAGAPPVRPWTDDFSNLYRVLK
- a CDS encoding FAD-binding oxidoreductase codes for the protein MTAAQDKFLPGRITARTDHAPDLWSVRLRVEVPFHFAPGQYATLGLEKHGKLVERAYSIVSSPYEPELEFFFELVPQGQLTPLLYQLRPGDALSMRKAFKGRFTLDTQSGRTRHLLLATVTGVAPFVSYVRTLYRDWKEGRFPAGHHLYLLQGASRSWEFGYHHELQALAAEVPWLTYVATVSRPWEDSGWKGETGRVDDLIRKYADQWQLTAQNATGYLCGHPDMIEHGKGILRRAGFAKENLKEEIYWIPAKSAKTG
- a CDS encoding HEAT repeat domain-containing protein, whose product is MKLLSRVLLIAVLAASADAQQPRLQNARLETRSAAAGLEQALGAIEREQKGAVWVGYAVPVIPGEHDMCCFDSYRDSRSGCCGGCRLEGNGGMVMGQVSECARLEPAKEFFVLLRLEQAKVQKVRAFSANCALDAGGLALYWLTDVKPAESVVLLASLLEGERRRDLAEEAMAALTMHADPGATDALIRVARQGPNTELRGEALFWLAQKAGDKVAGVITEAIERDPDTEIKKKAVFALSNLPDDQGVPLLIGLVKNNRNPVVRKEAMFWLGQSDDRRAREFIISILER
- a CDS encoding response regulator; this encodes MPLRILVVDDEPSVLSLIQEVLTLMGAEAYTLSGAPAALQMLEQQKFDGMLVDIMLPEINGLEIIRQARRSEKNRQTPIVALSGSDDQKTMEASLAAGATFFLHKPFDHKSLTRMLNCTRGSMLQERRRHARFPIHCPVRCEVGNTSFNAAGHDISEGGMRLLVARPLAPGALMSVSLTLPGQNLPFEARGRVVFAEDDGTLSLQFGDLALPARSQLRAFLGSQMERPQPV